In the genome of Thiorhodovibrio winogradskyi, the window AATCAATATTAAATTCATTACGGTTTGTAAGCGCAAAAACTTTGCGGACTACGGATGCGTTGGTTGAAGAAAGCAGCGCAAACCTCATTATTACTTCCCTCTGTTTTGAACCTAAAAAATTTAGAGCATACAAATAATCTAGCCCAAATGAAGCATGGAGTCACCCAGGGCAATCGCATCAAGGAATGGTAATATTATGAATCATTTATATACTTTTGAAATCAGCATGATGCAGCACGCAGAGTCCGAATTTCTGAGCGTTGATAGAGCAAGGGTTCAAAGTCATTGCCAGCAATCGACGCTCAGAGACACTCGTCGTAGCGGGTCTGTAGAGGAATCCAGCGGCGTTTCTGTTTGCTGGAATCGAGGTCCGACCACATGGCAGAGATAACCCCATGAATCAAAAGACATTAGAAATTCAGAATATAATAGATGCTTGATGCGATTGCCCTGTGGAGTCACCTGATATTTTCGAGTAGTTCACACCATGGAATTTAGAGCAATCCATCAATAACTTTGAGATTTGCTCATGAATAATTTTGGTTTCCCATTAGCGGTTGGGTCTCGAATTTTTGAAGAAGGTGACTGATCTCTTTGAGTTCCAGGTTAAGCAACTGGTCAATGATGGAAAAATGTTTTGGCCCGTCTGCTGTTTGCAATGGAGGTACGGTTGTGCGCAGAAATGATAATTTTATCCCGGAATCGGAAAAATGAGTGGGTTCATAGAGCCTGACACCACCGATCAGGTTGATGTATTGTCGCGCTCCCAGACGCTTGCACAGTTCGATGACTCGCGCCTCCCCGCGCAGGCTCTCATCTTCGGTCATTAGTTCTGATGCGCAAACAAAACAGCACTTTATTTCCAGCCAGCCGGCGATGATGCGCAACAAGTTGGCATTAAAACGCGCCACATTGGCGTCATTGAAATCAAGCAATCCCTCGATGGAGTCGAGCAGCGAGATTCCGTTGGTCGTTCGATAAGCCGACCTTAGTTTCCTTTTGATCGCTAGCGCACCTTCTGCAAGCAGATATTCTCGCTTATTGATAGGTAACCTACGGCTAGCTTTGCGAATTGGCATCGTCAACCATACCGGATTTCCATTGATAGGGATTTGATTACGGTTCACCCATCCTCGGTCGATGTACTGCACATCATCGAAGAATACGAATGTATCGACCGCCTGCATCAACTGGAAATAGCCAATATAGGGAAAAAAATAAGGCTGCATGATCGCAACGATCATCTGGATTCACCCCGAAGCAACGCGCAAAATGTCGGCGACAGTTAGAATATCGCGCTCGGTCAATGACAGCCCATTCGGCAGCACCACCACCCTCTCTGCCACACTGCAGGTCTGCGGCAGCATCAATCCGGCATGCGGAAAAAGGTCGCGGTAGGGTTGCATGCGGTGCGCGCCCGGCCAGAAATATTTGCGCGCCAGCACGTTCTGGGCATGGAGGCCTTCAATGATCTCGTCGCGGCTGGCGGGGCAGCGTTCCTCCACCTCCAGCACGATGTAGTGGTGACTGTTGCATTCGGATGGATCGTAATCCAGCAGAGAAATGCCGGGGATGTCGGCCAGTGCATGAGCATAGATAGCATGGTTGCGGCGGTTCTTTTCAACAATGGTTTCAAAGCTGTCCAGATTGGCCAACCCCATGGCCGCGCAGACCTCGATCATCTTGCCGTTGGTGCCGGGATGGATGACGTTGTCATACCCTTTGAAACCAAAGTTGCGCATCAGGCGAAGCTTTTCGGCCAGCTCATCGTCGTTAGTGGCCACGGCGCCGCCTTCCATGGTGTTGAAGGCCTTGGTGGCGTGAAAACTGAACACTTCACAGGCCCCAAAACAACCAATGCTTTGACCTTGGTAACTGCTTCCAAAGGCATGTGCAGCATCGAACATTAATTTCATACCATGTTCATCGGCAATCTGCTGCAATTCATCAACGGGCGCAGCACGGCCCCACAAATGTACGCCGATAATGCCGCTGGTGCGCGGTGTGATCATCTTGCACACAGCGACTGGATCAAGGTTGTGCGTGGCCGGGTCAATGTCAGCAAACACTGGGGTGATGCTTTGCCAGTACAAAGCATGCGCCGTCGCCACAAAAGTCCACGAAGGAATGATAACTTCGCCGCTCAAGCCCAATGCTCGAATCGCAATTTCCAGAGCAATGGTGCCATTGCACATCGCCACGCAGTGCTTGACGCCTAATCGTTCAGCCACGCGCTGTTCAAATTCCTGCACCAGTGGACCATTATTGGTCAGCCACTGATTGTCGAGAACGCGCTCAACCTGACGCATGAAGGCGGCACGATCAGCAATATTCGGGCGGCCCACATGCAACGGCTCGGCAAAGAACTGATGTGGTGCCTCAGTGGCAAGATCAGTTAGGCAAATATTCCGAGACGGGCCGGGACAATTTTTTGAATCATTGGGAGCCACAATTAACTCATCTATTTCGTAACCACCAACATTGTGGTGAAAGCAGTGAATTGCAGAAAAAAAATTGCCATGTACCCTGCATTAAGTATTCATGCAAAATATATGCTGTGCGCTATGTTTAAAGGCCGCCATCATATCCGCCATTTCAGTAACCATCGTATAGGCAATTTCCAGCGTTACGATCAATTAAGCAGTGGATAAACAATATTCATGACTGATTTGATGACGAATCTCTCGAATCTCCTGCCAGCGTTTTGTTGATGGCAGATAATTATAGCGCTCCAGCAGGTTCAAAATATCAATGAACGGGCGTGTTTCAACAGGTTCTTGCAAGGTCTGCACACAAAATCGCCGAAACAGTTGGGTACTCATGGCATCCTGCAATTTCGCAAAGCGATAGGCGAACTGATCCAGTGTTGCGATTAAATTCGGATCACGCGGGATGAAGTGCGCATCTGTCAAAGGTTGTGGACAGCGCTGCATCGCTTCACCCAACGCCTGGAGATGGCGGTCGCACTCATCAAATAGATCGACTAGGTGTCTCATGCCGGTTCACAGTTCTTTTGCGCCTGTTCTTGAATCGCCGTAGGCGTCGGCAGTTCCACTAATACATCGAATTTCTGATCGCCCAGTTCCCGCCGCAGTTCGGCACAAAATCGCATTCGCCGGGGAACGGATTCTTCGGCAGACCACGGGCCGGGAATAAATAAATCAATATCTCCACCGCGTTGCATGTCATTTAGCCGCGATCCAAACACACGCGGGATCACGCCAAAATGACGCAAATCGGCCTCACGGATAATATGGCGTTGTTGTTCGGTTAATCGCATCGTGTTAATCGGGTTGTCTCTGATGACACCTGTATCAATGGCTGCCGATCCGCCACTTGGGCCAGTCTCGCAATGCGAGCCTGAATCAGCACTGGAAACTAGAACCGGAAGGCAAGAACGCGGCATCCAGAATTTCATCGAGCAGATAGGGGCAGCTTTCTGGAAAAGTCGCAACCGGCAATTCAGTTTCATGACAGGCACTGCGAACAGCTTTGGGATAGATGAGCTGCAAGGCAGCGGGCATCGTCCCTCTCAAACTGGGACTGTCGAGCAGGATTGCCTCAATTTCATCGCGTTGATGGTCGATTGTTTTGAGCCAGCTTGTTCCCTGTCGCTCAGGCTGATATTGCCATTTCAGCAAATGCATCACCAATACCTGGAGTCGGCTGCGTAACTGTCGCAGATCGCGTTTACCAATGCTCTCCAGCTCCTCGGAAATGTGCTCGGCATCAATCTCGGACAGCCGCCCGTGGCGCAATAGTTCGACATTGAGTGTGATCCACTCATGGAAATCAAGATCATAATCGGCGGCGATGGACATGTTAGTTTTTCCAGAGCAATGATTAAAAATTGCCAAACTGTTAAAAAGCGTACTTTATTGTCATCTCTCGCTGATATTGCGTTTAACGAAGGCTAAACTGTCAAAAAAACGTGTACTCAATCGTCCTCACTTTTCAAAAGCGCGCTCTTCAAGAATCATCTGGCTTACGGAAACTCCGCCGATGACCAGCGGCTGCACCTTGCGTTGTTTCCAGGAAGGCAAACTGGCGATGATGGGTACAATGTCTGCCATGGGCTTGCCGTTTCGCAATACCCACACGGCTTCCCCTGACTCGACCATGTTGACATAGGCTTTTGCCGAGTTATTTTGCGTCATGTATTTGCTGAACATGTTCGATAAAAACTGTTGCATAATTCAACGTCCAATTGGCCTGCTCGTCTGTGGTTACAAGCCCCTTCGGTATCCCCGTTCTCGAGCAGGAGTTGCGCTGAGGCAAGCGCGCGTCTGGCCTTGGTCATGTAATGGCCCGGACTCACAGCCGAAGTCCATCCTGACGAATGTTGGCAAGTAGCCGTGGATTGGCAAACACTTCAGGATGCCGCCATTCGTCCTCCCACAAGGGTAGTGGGTCAATCAATACGCCTGTCTCAAGCATGACATCGAAGGCCAAGGCCGCCATTTCAACAGCCAGATCAACCCGCCCTTGGGGGGTTCCCGCAAGCACAATGGCAATGTCCGCGTCGGACTGCGCGATATCTTTTTCCAACCCCTGGGTAACCCGCGCCCTACTGCCAAACAGCCAGGCGACGGAAAAAGGTCGACGGGCGCTAAGGCGCTGTAAAAAAAGGGTGGCTGCTTGCCTGGTTTGCTGATCCATGGGCTAGAAAAAACTCAATAAAGGCATGGGTTGGATCGGTTTTTTCAGCGTAAGCATGAATATAGCAGCAATATTCAGGAGACGGACCACCGTTGTTTTCCACTGCAACCTGGTAGCAGCTCGGTTAGTCGGTTTTGCCTTTGATCTCGCCCTCAATTTCTCCTTCAGAGAAAATCTCCTGATAGGCGCGGGTTTCTTGCAGCGGGGTGAGCATCTGAAACATGTCGCGAATCTCCTTGATCGATAGCGTGCGGAAGCGCTCGATGAACCAGTATTCAAGCAGTGCGCTCAAGCGTTCGCGGTGGCGCGGTCAGGATCCGAAAGGCCTCGGGACCAAGGGCCAGGAAATCGTCGATGGAAATGTCGGTTTTCATCAGGCAGTCTTTCAAAAACCTTTTAGTTGCTGTCTTTATAAATGAGCTGGGTGATTTGCTCCGAGACCAGGCCGATGAGAAAAATGGTAACCGCTGATGTTAGCAAGAAGAGCGTCGCCAGGGACAGTCGGTGCGCGGTGAAAAAGGTGTAGCCATAGTAGCCCAAACCAAGGAGCACATGCAGGGCTGCGAGGGGAAAAAACAGTTTCAGTGGCGAGTACAGTGTCCCGACGCGAAAGATAATCAGCAGAAAGCGCACGCCATCTGACAGTAGCCGGATATGGCTTTTGCCGATGCGCGGACCAGCGGTGATTGGCTCATAGGCCACCGCATGACCGGCGCGGAAGAGGGCCATGGTGATGGTAGTGGGATACGAAAAGCCGTTCGGCAACAGATAGAGAAAGGCGCGGAATTTGCTCGCGCTCACTGCCCGAAAGCCGGATGTCAGATCCTCGACCCGGTGATTGGTCATGTAACTGGCAAGACGGTTGTAAAGCCGATTTGCCAGGCCCCGCCCCCAGTTCGCTTGGGATTCATGACGGCGTGCGCCAACCACCATGTCATAGCCTTGCTCCAGTCGGGCGAGCAAACGCGGGATATCCGCCGGGTCGTGCTGACCATCGGCATCCATGAACACCAGCACATCTCCGAGCGCCGCGCGCGCGCCGGTCTTCACCGCCGCGCCATTGCCCATGCTGTAGGGATGGGAGATCACACGCGCGCCCTGTGCCTGGGCAACCATGGGCGTGTCGTCCTCCGAGCCGTCATCGACTAGAATCAGCTCGGCGTCGGGACAGTGTTGGCGGATGCGTGGCAGCAGCCCTGCCAAGGCAGCTGATTCGTTCTTGGCGGGCAGGATGATTGAGAGGCTTTTCATTCGGAGTTTCCGCTGTAGCTGAGGTTGGCGGGCCGCTAGACAGGGGCAGTTCGGAGATCAAAATATCTGTGGCTAGAGGACATGTGGTCTGTCCCTTTTCCCCACTCGGGAATTCGTTAGTGATCCCAGCGCTGCTTGGCCAGCCAAGCTTGGATAAACTTGGGATCGATGCCTTGCAACCGGTCCTCGGGGTCAAGCCCGCGCAGCCGGTCCTCTGGGTCGTAATGGCTAAGCACCAGGTCAGCATCAAGCCCCCGCAGCCGGTCCTCGGCAGCAAGCCCGCGCAGCCGGTCCTCTGGATCAAGATCCGGCAGAAAGCCCTTGAGCCATTCGCGGGCCTCGCGGTGCATGTCTTCTTGTGTGTAGGCCATGTATCCTTCTCCTAGGCGAAAATACCCAATGAGATTGTGCAGGTGAATCCCGATGTCGCTGTGCGAGCGATAACTGGCATAGGCCGAGCGCCAGTGTGCTTCCTCGGTGGCGAACAGGCCCCAGGGGGCGTTGCGCGGGTGGGGTTCGAGTTGGTTGATCACCACCAGGCGCATGTCGCGGGTGCCAAAGCGTAAGTGATAGATTCCCGCTTTCTCGGTCTTGTGACAACTGCCCGGTCGCAGTTGTTTGACCAGTTCGAGCGGAAAGCGGGTGGCGATGGCGTAGCAGCGGAAGTCCTCAGCCGGTAACAGCCGGTAGTGCTCTTTGGGTTCTTCGAGGGGTTGGTCCTTGTCTGACGGGCGCTCGCGCAGAGCGCGCAGGGAGGCGACTTTGCGGTAGGTGACAGAATGACTGAGCAGTTCTTCGGCAAACCAGGCGCTGAAGGGTTCGTCGGCGGCTTTGAAGCTCAGCAGGTTGTGCTTGGTCAGGTCTTCCAGTCCATCCGGGCCGTCGTCGGCGGGTCTGCTGGTTGCCTGCGGGGATTGCCCCTGCTCGATGATGAGCACATCCAGGCGCTGGCTGCGCCCAATTTGATATCAAGGGCGAGTTCTTCTTCAGTGCTGACCTGATAGGGCAGCCCGATCAGCGCATCGGCCAGGGCAAGGCCTAAGGAGTTTGTGCCAGGGGATGCGTTGGTCGCGATGCATGGCCGGAGTTTAGTCGATCTGCCGGGGGCATGGGAGGTGCGTTTAGTCAATTTGGAGGTGGGTAAGCAGCGCGCCCTGCCTTACCGACAAAACATGAACCCCGCCCCGGTGTCTCTTACCATTAACATCCATTAATTCTGCCCATTAATTCCCATTAACTCCTGATTTGATGCTCGACAAAATGCCGCAACGCATCGTTAATAAGCACTTGATAATTCGTGTCTAATATTTCCGCACGCGCTTTAAAAGCCGCTAAAATTCGGTTATCAATCCGCATCGTGATTTGCGATTCTGTTCCTCGTTCGTATTGCAATTGCGCCAAGGCAGGGATTTCTGAAACAGGCTTGGCATCAGCGAAATCCAAATTTGCATAGCGATCAAACATTGGATCAGAATTGTTGTTCATAACGGCGCCTTTTGGTTGGTTTGCTTTCCAGGAAGAAATAAGCCGAATCCGTTTCCCGCGCAGCGTCCATACCACCACGAGGATACGCCCCAAGCCACCCATACCCAGGGTGACCCATCGCTGTTCGCCGCTTGCGTCGATGTCTTCACGCGTCAGCGCGTAAGGATCAAGCAACACATGACGGCCTTCCTCGAAGGTCACGCCATCGTGATTGAGTGGGTTGGCAGCGGCTTTTCTAGGATCAAATTCAATCTCCATAAGCGGTCAGTTTAGAGGTCGCCGCGATCTCAGGCAAATCCGCCGTCGCACCCCACCACAGCAAAAACCCCGCCCCGATGACTCGGGAGCGAGGTTGTCTTGGGCGGTGGGCATCCATGCCCGAGGGGTCAGCCGCGCCGGGTTGCGCTTAGGCTTGGCGCGGTTGTGGTGCAGTAGAGAGAATTAAGTATACTAATGGGATGGTCCGCCCCGCTCCTACAAACCCGCTGAATCAAGCAAAATAGGCTATCGACAACCATCTAATCGTCAACCGAAGACAGCAGAGAAGAGCCATGAAAAAAGCGAAGAAAAAATCCGTAAAGACGTTTAGCAAAGAACCGGTCGTCACTATTGGTATTGATTTAGCCAAGAACAGCGTACATGTGTTTGGTGTCGACGCCGAGGGTGAAGTGGTGTTCAGCCGCAAGCTGGCACGAAAAGCGTTGAGTCAATTCATCGCCCAACAGCCGACCTGTCGCATCGCCATGGAAGCCTGTAGTGGCGCCCACCACTGGGCGCGCACCTTCCAGGGGTTCGGCCATGAGGTGGTGCTGATTGCCCCGCAGCATGTGAAGCCATTTGTGAAGACCAACAAGAACGACGCCGTCGATGCCGAGGCGATTTGCGAAGCGGCGCGCCGCCCGCGTCAGTTATTCGTCCCCATTAAAAGCGTTGAACAGCAAGATGTCCAGGGTGTCCACCGCATCCGCTCAATGGTCATTGATCAGCGCACGGCACTGGTCAATCAGATCCGGGGATTGTTGGCCGAATTTGGGATTGTGATTGCGCAGGGACGCTCTGAACTCATGCGCCGTCTGCCGGAGATCCTTGAAGACGCCGAGAATGGACTCAGTGAGCGGTTTCGCGCTGAATTGAACGGTCTCCTTGAGGAGTTGCGTCACATGGATACGCGGATCGCTCACTACGATGCACAGATCAAAACGGAGGCCGAGACCAATGCCTCAGCACAGCTGCTGATGTCGATCCCCGGCATCGGTCCGCTGGTGGCCACCGCCTTGATCGCTACCTTGGGCGACAATTGGGGACTGTTCAACAATGGCCGCGCGCTGGCCGCCTGGCTGGGGCTGGTACCGCGACAGCACTCCACCGGTGGGAAACCACGCTTGCTCGGCATCAGTAAGCGCGGTGATGTGTATATGCGCAAACTGCTAATCAACGGGGCGCGTGCCCCTGATCTGAACAATGGGCGCTGGGTTGAGAACAAAGACGACGCTCTCAGTCATTGGGCACGCGGTCTCAAGCAGCGTCGTCATGCCAATGTCGCCGTGGTTGCGATGGCCAACATGCTCGTGCGCATCGCCTGGGCGGTGATGACCACCGGAAAGGCCTTCGATGCAGCGCACGGCGCGTTAGTAAAGCCTACGGCTGTTACTGCGTAACGCCTATCGGCCACGAACCATTCCGATTAACCCGCCCTGATCGGGCATCAACCGAGTTCCACACCACGAGTTGCGAAGAGAGAAAGTCACTGTAATGGCATGAAAGGTACGACCGCCTCGCCGAAAACCTGACGGGGACAGCAGCCAGCATGAGCTGAGACTGATATACTGATTGAGGACGACGAGGTACGCGAATTCCATTAGGGCACGGGGATCGACTTCGATAATGATCCCTCTCAACGATGCCGGATATATGGCCGCAACGTTTCCTTCTACCAAACAGCGATTTTCCTCTTGCATCGCGGGGCGGACCATTTATGTCCCCGGAATTAGAACGGTTTGATGAGGGAGGGCTGGTTGTCAGCGCCATGCCTCGGCTATTTAGGCACCGCCAGACGAAAGGGGCGGAAACAGATAAGCCGGGACTAAAGTAATGGCAACCTGCTCTCTACTCTATCCATTAATTGCCTGTGTCGGCGCAAAAACTCTCGCTACCCCTCGCTAAGCGCCTCGTTCTGGAAAGTCGTGCGTCAGGGCTGGGCGAAAAATCGCTCCCTGGCAGGCAGGGGGGTGAACGGTTACAATTGCATTTCTTACTTCATTACTTTTTGAGGTCGTCATGCTCACCAAGCGCACAAGCAAGAACCAGGTCACCTTGCCCAAAGCCATCGTCCAGACGGTGGGTGAGGCCGACTACTACGATGTCACGGTTCAGGACGGCAAGATCGTACTATCGCCGGTTCGACTGCGGCAGGCAGACGCAGTAAGGGCCAAGCTGGTAGAACTGGGCATCACGCAAGCTGATGTGGGTGAGGCAATCTCTTGGGCAAGAAAGCGCGCATGAGCAAGCCTCGGGTCGTCATCGACACCAACTGCCTGGTTTCTGCCCTAATTTTCTCGCGCGACCAATTTGCGTGGCTACGGGAAGCCTGGCAGGCTAAACGTTTTGTCGCCTTGGCCAGTCGCGACACGGTGAGCGAACTGCTGCGCGTTCTCGCCTATCCCAAGTTCAAGCTGAGTCACGATGAGCAAGAAACGCTGTTGGCCGAATTCCTGCCGTTCGTAGAAACCG includes:
- a CDS encoding DUF29 domain-containing protein: MSIAADYDLDFHEWITLNVELLRHGRLSEIDAEHISEELESIGKRDLRQLRSRLQVLVMHLLKWQYQPERQGTSWLKTIDHQRDEIEAILLDSPSLRGTMPAALQLIYPKAVRSACHETELPVATFPESCPYLLDEILDAAFLPSGSSFQC
- a CDS encoding IS110 family RNA-guided transposase; amino-acid sequence: MKKAKKKSVKTFSKEPVVTIGIDLAKNSVHVFGVDAEGEVVFSRKLARKALSQFIAQQPTCRIAMEACSGAHHWARTFQGFGHEVVLIAPQHVKPFVKTNKNDAVDAEAICEAARRPRQLFVPIKSVEQQDVQGVHRIRSMVIDQRTALVNQIRGLLAEFGIVIAQGRSELMRRLPEILEDAENGLSERFRAELNGLLEELRHMDTRIAHYDAQIKTEAETNASAQLLMSIPGIGPLVATALIATLGDNWGLFNNGRALAAWLGLVPRQHSTGGKPRLLGISKRGDVYMRKLLINGARAPDLNNGRWVENKDDALSHWARGLKQRRHANVAVVAMANMLVRIAWAVMTTGKAFDAAHGALVKPTAVTA
- a CDS encoding nucleotidyltransferase domain-containing protein encodes the protein MDQQTRQAATLFLQRLSARRPFSVAWLFGSRARVTQGLEKDIAQSDADIAIVLAGTPQGRVDLAVEMAALAFDVMLETGVLIDPLPLWEDEWRHPEVFANPRLLANIRQDGLRL
- a CDS encoding DegT/DnrJ/EryC1/StrS family aminotransferase encodes the protein MAPNDSKNCPGPSRNICLTDLATEAPHQFFAEPLHVGRPNIADRAAFMRQVERVLDNQWLTNNGPLVQEFEQRVAERLGVKHCVAMCNGTIALEIAIRALGLSGEVIIPSWTFVATAHALYWQSITPVFADIDPATHNLDPVAVCKMITPRTSGIIGVHLWGRAAPVDELQQIADEHGMKLMFDAAHAFGSSYQGQSIGCFGACEVFSFHATKAFNTMEGGAVATNDDELAEKLRLMRNFGFKGYDNVIHPGTNGKMIEVCAAMGLANLDSFETIVEKNRRNHAIYAHALADIPGISLLDYDPSECNSHHYIVLEVEERCPASRDEIIEGLHAQNVLARKYFWPGAHRMQPYRDLFPHAGLMLPQTCSVAERVVVLPNGLSLTERDILTVADILRVASG
- a CDS encoding putative toxin-antitoxin system toxin component, PIN family codes for the protein MGKKARMSKPRVVIDTNCLVSALIFSRDQFAWLREAWQAKRFVALASRDTVSELLRVLAYPKFKLSHDEQETLLAEFLPFVETVSIETRPGDLPKIRDAEDVIFLVLAAVAKADALVSGDGDIQAVKAQFQIPILTVAEFADWLQAQ
- a CDS encoding glycosyltransferase family 2 protein, which encodes MKSLSIILPAKNESAALAGLLPRIRQHCPDAELILVDDGSEDDTPMVAQAQGARVISHPYSMGNGAAVKTGARAALGDVLVFMDADGQHDPADIPRLLARLEQGYDMVVGARRHESQANWGRGLANRLYNRLASYMTNHRVEDLTSGFRAVSASKFRAFLYLLPNGFSYPTTITMALFRAGHAVAYEPITAGPRIGKSHIRLLSDGVRFLLIIFRVGTLYSPLKLFFPLAALHVLLGLGYYGYTFFTAHRLSLATLFLLTSAVTIFLIGLVSEQITQLIYKDSN
- a CDS encoding nucleotidyltransferase domain-containing protein gives rise to the protein MRLTEQQRHIIREADLRHFGVIPRVFGSRLNDMQRGGDIDLFIPGPWSAEESVPRRMRFCAELRRELGDQKFDVLVELPTPTAIQEQAQKNCEPA
- a CDS encoding type II toxin-antitoxin system Phd/YefM family antitoxin, with product MQQFLSNMFSKYMTQNNSAKAYVNMVESGEAVWVLRNGKPMADIVPIIASLPSWKQRKVQPLVIGGVSVSQMILEERAFEK
- a CDS encoding BrnT family toxin, whose translation is MEIEFDPRKAAANPLNHDGVTFEEGRHVLLDPYALTREDIDASGEQRWVTLGMGGLGRILVVVWTLRGKRIRLISSWKANQPKGAVMNNNSDPMFDRYANLDFADAKPVSEIPALAQLQYERGTESQITMRIDNRILAAFKARAEILDTNYQVLINDALRHFVEHQIRS
- a CDS encoding AbrB/MazE/SpoVT family DNA-binding domain-containing protein, with the translated sequence MLTKRTSKNQVTLPKAIVQTVGEADYYDVTVQDGKIVLSPVRLRQADAVRAKLVELGITQADVGEAISWARKRA
- a CDS encoding WbqC family protein — encoded protein: MIVAIMQPYFFPYIGYFQLMQAVDTFVFFDDVQYIDRGWVNRNQIPINGNPVWLTMPIRKASRRLPINKREYLLAEGALAIKRKLRSAYRTTNGISLLDSIEGLLDFNDANVARFNANLLRIIAGWLEIKCCFVCASELMTEDESLRGEARVIELCKRLGARQYINLIGGVRLYEPTHFSDSGIKLSFLRTTVPPLQTADGPKHFSIIDQLLNLELKEISHLLQKFETQPLMGNQNYS